CCTCGAAACCATCGGCAATCCGTCGCTCGTGACACCGCCAATCGAGGAGATCGCCGCGGTCGCGCACGACCACGACGTGCCGCTGTTCGTCGACAACACGTTCGCGACGCCGGCGCTGTGTCGCCCGCTCGAACACGGGGCCGACCTCATCTGGGAGTCCACGACGAAGTGGATTCACGGCTCGGGCACGACCGTCGGGGGGATTCTCGTCGACGGGGGGGAGTTCGACTGGCACGCCGGCGACTACCCCGAGGTGACCGCAAACACCGCGTTCGACGGGCTGGACTTCACCGAGCGGTACGGCGACCGGGCCTTCGAGTACGCCGTCCGCCAGCGCAGCCTCCGGTCGCTGGGCGACCAGCAGTCGCCGTTCGACGCGTGGTCCACCTTACAGGGCGTCCAGACGCTCGGGCTTCGGATGGAGCGCCACTGCGAGAACGCGCTCGCCGTCGCCGAGTATCTCGACGACAACGACGACGTGGCGTGGGTGAACTATCCTGGTCTCGACGACCACGAGACCCACGACCTCGCGACCGAGTATCTCGACGGCTACGGCGGGATGGTCACCTTCGGACTCGAAGACGGCTACGAGGGCGGCACCCGCGTCTGTGAGTCGGTCGAGGTGGCGACGTTCCTCGCCAACATCGGCGACTCGCGCACGCTCGTCATCCACCCGGCGAGCACGACCCACGCCCAACTCTCCGAGGGAGAACAGCGCGCCTCCGGCGTCACGCCCGACCTGCTCCGG
This portion of the Halosegnis longus genome encodes:
- a CDS encoding O-acetylhomoserine aminocarboxypropyltransferase/cysteine synthase family protein, with protein sequence MNTLGFDTRALHAGDEGDPATGAASLPIHQTTSYEFESAEQAAELYALERDDHMYSRISNPTTGVLERRLASLHGGTGACATASGMAAFDAATLVLAESGDNVVSASSIYGGTHAYLSHTAARRGIEARFVDTLDPDAYAEAIDENTAYVHLETIGNPSLVTPPIEEIAAVAHDHDVPLFVDNTFATPALCRPLEHGADLIWESTTKWIHGSGTTVGGILVDGGEFDWHAGDYPEVTANTAFDGLDFTERYGDRAFEYAVRQRSLRSLGDQQSPFDAWSTLQGVQTLGLRMERHCENALAVAEYLDDNDDVAWVNYPGLDDHETHDLATEYLDGYGGMVTFGLEDGYEGGTRVCESVEVATFLANIGDSRTLVIHPASTTHAQLSEGEQRASGVTPDLLRLSVGIENSEDIIADLEAAI